The DNA window TCTCGCACGAGTAATTTAATTATCTTACGCAATGCATTTCCACGCCTGCACAGTCGATATCGGCTCCCATGGGAGGATTCTGTTTGGATAGTTTCAGATCAATAGCTTCCACAGTTGAGAACTCGCGAAACAAGTGCGTAATAATTCTTTGGCTGACATGCTCTAATAGGAGAGAAGGGGTTTTCATTTCCGCCTTTACAACTTTGAATACGTCTGCATAGCTAATCGTATAGTTAAGGTCATCAGTTTCTGCTGCCTTGCTGAAATCCAACTTCAATCTCAGATCTACAATAAAAGTGTTGCCAACCAATGTTTCCTGAGCACCAACTCCATGCCTGGCGTAGAATTTTACGTTGCTGAGG is part of the uncultured Bacteroides sp. genome and encodes:
- the folB gene encoding dihydroneopterin aldolase; protein product: MKSNDMYIFLSNVKFYARHGVGAQETLVGNTFIVDLRLKLDFSKAAETDDLNYTISYADVFKVVKAEMKTPSLLLEHVSQRIITHLFREFSTVEAIDLKLSKQNPPMGADIDCAGVEMHCVR